A single window of Qipengyuania sediminis DNA harbors:
- a CDS encoding 2-oxoglutarate dehydrogenase E1 component, with the protein MHSPILENQPVGEPQPGPSWARGDWRARLGEDDLTEGLDPTALKLAVKDSAKAAGKASDPKAIEQAAEDSICAMLLIRTFRVRGHLAADLDPLGLAKRDIPRDLTLEGTGFAGKDDREVFVGGALGFQWVTVRKLYDTLVANYCGKVGLEYMHIADVEERRFLQERFEGPDEVIQFTPEGKRAILAAVIRGEQYENFLAKKYVGTKRFGLDGGESMIPALEAVIKYGGQLGVREIIYGMAHRGRLNVLANVMAKPYRVIFHEFSGGSASPEDVGGSGDVKYHLGTSTDREFDGINVHMSLVPNPSHLEAVNPVVLGKARAQQAIRDDLKRHEQVLPVLIHGDAAFAGQGIVWECLGFSGVRGYNTGGCLHFVINNQIGFTTSPQFGRSSPYPSDVAKGVQAPILHVNGDDPEAVTFACKLAIEYRQRFGRDIVIDMWCYRRFGHNEGDEPGFTQPAMYAAIRKHTKVSQLYAARLEAEGVIAKGEDARMAEQFTATLESEFSASESYKANEADWFGGRWSGLAKPADPETARRNVETAISDKLMASLGRTLTSVPEDLTIHKTLARVLQAKGEMFGSGTGFDWATAEALAFGSLVTEGFGVRLSGQDSGRGTFSQRHSVWVDQGTERKYIPLATLPHGKFEVYDSPLSEYGVLGFEYGFAMADPKTLVLWEAQFGDFANGAQIMIDQFIAAGESKWLRANGLTLLLPHGYEGQGPEHSSSRLERFLQLCADDNICVCNITVPANYFHVLRRQMLRPFRKPLVIMTPKSLLRHPLARSVAAEFTGESHFRRIVSDTSAIADDKVRRLVLCSGKVAYDLIAARDEAKLTDVSVVRIEQLYPFPGEPLAARIAKMGALEEIVWCQEEPKNNGAWFFVDRLIEDAARAAGKPLRPTYAGREPAASPATGFAPRHKKEQDALVAQALGMAA; encoded by the coding sequence ATGCATTCGCCAATTCTTGAAAACCAGCCGGTGGGCGAGCCCCAACCCGGCCCGAGCTGGGCGCGGGGGGACTGGCGTGCGCGGCTGGGTGAGGATGATCTGACCGAGGGGCTCGATCCCACAGCGCTGAAGCTGGCTGTGAAGGATTCCGCCAAGGCTGCGGGGAAAGCGAGCGATCCCAAGGCGATCGAGCAGGCGGCGGAGGACAGCATCTGCGCGATGCTGCTGATCCGCACCTTCCGCGTACGCGGGCATCTTGCCGCAGATCTCGACCCGCTCGGCCTCGCCAAGCGCGATATCCCGCGCGACCTGACGCTCGAAGGCACGGGTTTCGCAGGCAAGGATGATCGCGAGGTCTTCGTCGGCGGTGCGCTCGGCTTCCAGTGGGTCACGGTGCGCAAGCTCTACGACACGCTCGTCGCCAATTACTGCGGCAAGGTCGGCCTCGAATACATGCACATCGCCGACGTGGAGGAGCGGCGCTTTCTGCAGGAGCGTTTCGAAGGGCCCGACGAGGTCATCCAGTTCACGCCGGAAGGCAAGCGCGCGATCCTCGCCGCGGTGATCCGCGGTGAGCAATACGAAAACTTCCTCGCCAAGAAATACGTCGGCACCAAGCGCTTCGGGCTCGACGGGGGGGAGAGCATGATTCCCGCATTGGAGGCGGTGATCAAATACGGCGGTCAGCTTGGCGTGCGCGAGATCATCTACGGAATGGCACACCGCGGGCGGCTGAACGTGCTCGCGAATGTGATGGCCAAGCCCTATCGCGTGATCTTCCACGAGTTTTCCGGCGGCAGCGCGAGCCCTGAGGATGTCGGGGGCTCGGGCGATGTGAAGTATCACCTCGGCACCAGCACCGACCGCGAATTCGACGGCATCAATGTGCATATGAGCCTGGTGCCCAACCCCAGCCACCTCGAGGCGGTGAATCCGGTGGTGCTGGGCAAGGCGCGCGCGCAGCAGGCGATCCGCGACGATCTCAAGCGCCACGAGCAGGTGCTGCCCGTGCTGATCCACGGCGATGCCGCCTTCGCAGGGCAGGGTATCGTATGGGAGTGCCTGGGCTTTTCGGGCGTGCGCGGCTACAACACCGGCGGCTGCCTGCATTTCGTCATCAACAACCAGATCGGCTTCACCACCAGCCCGCAATTCGGGCGGTCGAGCCCCTATCCGAGCGATGTGGCCAAGGGCGTGCAGGCGCCGATCCTGCATGTGAACGGCGACGATCCGGAGGCGGTCACCTTCGCCTGCAAGCTCGCGATCGAGTACCGCCAGCGCTTCGGGCGCGACATCGTGATCGACATGTGGTGCTATCGCCGCTTCGGCCATAACGAGGGCGACGAACCGGGCTTCACCCAACCCGCGATGTATGCCGCGATCCGCAAGCATACCAAGGTCAGCCAGCTTTATGCCGCGCGGCTCGAGGCGGAAGGCGTAATCGCCAAGGGCGAGGACGCCCGGATGGCGGAGCAGTTCACCGCCACGCTGGAATCCGAATTCTCCGCCTCGGAAAGCTACAAGGCGAACGAAGCGGACTGGTTCGGCGGACGCTGGTCGGGGCTCGCCAAGCCCGCCGATCCCGAAACCGCGCGCCGCAATGTCGAAACCGCGATCAGCGACAAGCTGATGGCGAGCCTTGGCCGCACGCTGACGAGCGTTCCCGAGGATCTCACGATTCACAAGACGCTCGCCCGTGTGCTGCAGGCGAAGGGCGAGATGTTCGGTTCAGGCACCGGCTTCGACTGGGCGACAGCCGAGGCGCTCGCCTTCGGCAGTCTCGTGACCGAAGGCTTCGGCGTGCGTCTGTCCGGGCAGGATTCGGGGCGGGGCACTTTCAGCCAGCGCCATTCGGTCTGGGTCGATCAGGGAACCGAGCGCAAATATATCCCGCTCGCCACGCTGCCGCACGGCAAGTTCGAGGTCTACGACAGCCCGCTGTCAGAATACGGCGTGCTGGGCTTCGAATACGGCTTCGCGATGGCCGATCCCAAGACGCTGGTGCTGTGGGAGGCGCAGTTCGGCGATTTCGCCAATGGCGCGCAGATCATGATCGACCAGTTCATCGCCGCGGGCGAGAGCAAGTGGCTTCGCGCGAACGGCCTCACGCTGCTGCTGCCGCACGGCTACGAGGGACAGGGGCCCGAGCATTCCAGCTCGCGGCTCGAACGCTTCCTCCAGCTTTGCGCCGACGACAATATCTGCGTCTGCAACATCACCGTGCCGGCGAATTACTTCCACGTGCTGCGCCGGCAGATGCTGCGGCCGTTCAGGAAGCCGCTGGTCATCATGACTCCCAAGAGCCTGCTGCGCCATCCGCTGGCGCGCAGTGTTGCCGCGGAGTTCACCGGCGAAAGCCACTTCCGCCGTATCGTCAGCGATACCTCCGCGATTGCAGACGACAAGGTGCGCCGCCTGGTCTTGTGCAGCGGCAAGGTTGCCTATGACCTCATCGCCGCGCGTGACGAGGCAAAGCTCACAGATGTATCGGTGGTGCGGATCGAGCAGCTCTATCCCTTCCCGGGCGAGCCTCTTGCCGCGCGGATCGCGAAGATGGGCGCGCTCGAGGAGATCGTGTGGTGCCAGGAGGAGCCGAAGAACAACGGCGCCTGGTTCTTCGTCGATCGCTTGATCGAGGACGCGGCCCGCGCCGCCGGAAAGCCGCTGCGCCCCACCTATGCCGGGCGTGAGCCGGCGGCCTCCCCCGCCACGGGTTTTGCCCCCCGGCACAAGAAAGAGCAGGATGCCTTGGTCGCGCAAGCGCTCGGCATGGCCGCGTAA